One window of the Eucalyptus grandis isolate ANBG69807.140 chromosome 6, ASM1654582v1, whole genome shotgun sequence genome contains the following:
- the LOC104450747 gene encoding protein BEARSKIN2, translated as MASSSGGVPPGFRFHPTDEELLQYYLKKKISFQKFDMEVIREVDLNKMEPWELQERCKIGSTPQNEWYFFSHKDRKYPTGSRTNRATNAGFWKATGRDKCIRNTHKKIGMRKTLVFYRGRAPHGQKTDWIMHEYRLEDGDDPQGNPNEDGWVVCRVFKKKNLFKIAGNDSGGQTSAGSDQNHHHQQLSINSTSNTTAHQPRSFMHRDSSLYLHSNHLSPSTAFELNKPELALHYSSHHLPQYSLFPSSQGLIPTPKPIGYHDYTALQSADTVAPPVMLKQLMSSNTRDQCESGSDSFRYQNCDQGLEVGTCEATQEQMVGARDEAGMSDWGMLSVTSGAHNQLGNHNEGDSGSKGVRFEDGTAATSLHPINHLSLRGEMDFWGYGK; from the exons ATGGCTTCATCCAGCGGCGGTGTGCCTCCGGGGTTCCGGTTCCACCCGACGGACGAGGAGCTCCTCCAGTACtacctgaagaagaagatctcGTTCCAGAAGTTCGACATGGAGGTGATCAGGGAGGTTGACCTGAACAAGATGGAGCCTTGGGAGCTTCAAG AGCGATGCAAGATCGGATCAACACCCCAGAACGAGTGGTACTTCTTCAGCCACAAGGATCGGAAGTATCCGACCGGCTCAAGGACGAACAGAGCGACGAACGCCGGGTTCTGGAAGGCGACGGGGAGGGACAAGTGCATAAGGAACACCCACAAGAAGATCGGGATGAGGAAGACCCTCGTCTTCTACAGGGGACGGGCTCCGCACGGCCAGAAGACCGACTGGATCATGCACGAGTACCGGCTCGAGGACGGCGACGACCCCCAAGGAAACCCTAAT GAAGACGGGTGGGTGGTGTGCAGGGTGTTCAAGAAGAAGAACCTCTTCAAGATCGCCGGCAATGACAGCGGAGGTCAGACCAGCGCCGGCTCCGACCAAAATCACCACCACCAGCAACTCAGCATCAACAGCACGTCCAACACGACCGCCCATCAACCTCGCTCCTTCATGCACCGCGACAGCAGCCTCTACCTCCACTCCAATCACCTCAGCCCGTCGACGGCCTTCGAGCTCAacaagcccgagctcgccctCCACTACTCCTCCCACCACCTCCCTCAGTACTCACTCTTCCCTTCCTCGCAAGGCCTGATCCCGACCCCGAAGCCCATCGGGTACCACGACTACACGGCCCTTCAGTCGGCCGACACGGTGGCGCCGCCCGTGATGCTGAAGCAGCTCATGTCGAGCAACACGAGGGACCAGTGCGAGAGCGGGAGCGACAGCTTCAGGTACCAGAACTGTGACCAGGGCCTCGAAGTTGGGACGTGCGAAGCGACGCAGGAACAGATGGTTGGAGCAAGGGACGAAGCGGGCATGAGCGATTGGGGCATGCTCAGCGTCACCAGCGGCGCTCATAATCAGCTCGGGAACCACAATGAAGGCGATTCCGGCTCGAAGGGGGTGAGGTTCGAGGACGGGACGGCTGCGACTTCTCTGCACCCGATCAACCATCTGTCCTTGAGGGGCGAGATGGACTTTTGGGGTTACGgcaagtga